Below is a genomic region from Rosa chinensis cultivar Old Blush chromosome 5, RchiOBHm-V2, whole genome shotgun sequence.
TCGGTGGGTAAGATGCTATATTCTCGTCCTAAAATCAGTAAATTGCTTGCTGTATCCACTGTGAATTGTTAGTAATAGAAACGAATGAGCACTTGTTCATGTCGTTATCAATCACTTTCCTTTATGCTGGGGCTAAATACTTGTAGGCTACAATAGTATCTTAGTCTGCTGGAATTAACTACTGACTTGTGAGACATTGCCAGTGCAACTGGTGCCAGGGACTGAAGTAGCAGTTGCTCCAAAGAGACGCAAGAATGTCAACTCGAATGGGGATGGAATGCTCTCGTCTAATATTTCAAAAGCACTACTCCGTGTTCAAGATGCAGACAGGAGATTAGTTCACCAAAGTAATGTGAAAGGTGTTGAGCTTGGAGTTGTTCTCACTTCTGTTGCTATTATTCACCCAGAAACAGCAAAAATGTTCTCATTACAGTCTCTTGAGTTAGTAGCTGTTGTGCCGAGATTGGTACCAAAAGAAAGCATGAAAAATTCTGAAAGTGATGGGTTGAGAATAAGAAGTTCAACAACAAAGGAATCTAGTGTTAGAGTTCCAAATGACAAAAAGGACAATCGTCAAGCAGTAGTTCGGCTGTTGATTTCCGACTCAGTTGCTAAAGGGCATCTAATGATTGCCCAGTCTCTTCGCCTCTACCTTAGGGCTGGTTTGCATTCATGTGAGTAAATCCTACACAGTGTTGAATATGGTTGTCATTCTTTGGTCTAGTGCATGTATACTCGAACGACGTTACTCTAGTTAATTTGAAAATGCTATTGGAAGACTCAAGAGTTTTGATTGTTATTGCTGGTTTAGGTGCAAGGTATCTCTGGGCTCATTCTGCAGATTTAATCTTCTAATTATACATCCATGATCCTTTTTTTGACACTGTTACAGCGAACATTTTGTTTGTCTTCTCACTGTTAGTgcttgtgtatgtgtgtgtttttGTTTGGTTCTGTTAGGTTTTTCATTTTCACAATAAAATCATTATGTCATTTCATGGGCCAGATTCTAGTCGCTTGAACGAGATTGCTTTCATGCCTGCAGTGGTTTATTTAAAGGGATGCGGTGCTATTTTGAAGAATAACATGCCATTGTGTTCACTTTCACCCTGCCACTTCAAGATATCTCCTAAAGAGAAAGCTGTTGAAAGAAATGGTTTACAAGTTCTTGACAGACATATAACTCGTAAGAAGAATGACATGCTTCTAACACCTGGCTCAAGCACCTATATAGATGTTGTTGATTGGTCAACCCATGACAAAGTTGTTGCCGATTTTTCTTGCAAAGAGGATGAAGAACCTGCCCATCAGTCTGACAAGGGAAATGGAGTAGAAAGTCTACTTAAAGCTTGGATCCTTGCACAGTTAGATGCTATTACTTCCAAAGCAGGAGTAGAAGTTAATTCATTGATTTTGGGAAATGAAACTTTGCTTCATTTTGAAGTGAAAGGGAACCAGTCTGGGATTGAGGAATCATCAAATGATTTCCTggcaaacaataatatgaatcctGAAGTTCCAGTTGAAGTCTTGTATGTATTGACAATTTCCAAGGAATCTCAATGTGGCGGAAATGTGTATGAGCTTGTATTTGATGAAAGAAACAAAGGCAACAACAATAATCTTGACTCACTTGAAAAGCATATGGGTGAACCTGTGTCCTTTTATTCAGTAAGAGAAAGAATGTCTGACAAGGATATTACTTCTGATATATCTTCCTTGAGCTGGATGGGGACAACTGCTTCTGAAGTTTTAAATAGTAGgtatttgtaattttttgtgAACCTGTTTTCTCTCCTCAACTTTTTAGACTTTCAGTATCTCTTGCTTACATAAACGTTTGATGGTCAATGACATTAAAAACTTTGTGTAGGACTTTAGAAAGTTGCTATGTTTTCTTTTAGTACTTGTCAGTGTCTCAAGGTGGATTTACTGGTATTACTAGTTTTGTAAGTTAATTATAGTCCTCCTCATCCCTTTAAGGAAGCCTTGGAGTCACCTAATACCTGATGTTTCCAATTGTAGGAATGTTGGTGTTGCTAACTCCTGTTTATGGGGTATGGTTTAGTTCACATAATCTTCCTCTCCCTGGACATGTTCTGATACATGGACCTCCGGTGAGTTCATCATCTCTTGAAATTCAGTTTTTGTTGGGTTATGGAGCTTATGAAGTGCTCATATTTTGGTTTCTTTGATGCTAGCTTATCTAGTAAACTCTCTCAAGTTTTATATAAAATATAACTTTTTATTTATCCATTTTATCACACTGATTTTAGGAATTAAATCTTCATATGATACTGCACTTTATCTTGCGAGACTGTTAAACTAAACTCTTTTAGTCCCTTGATCTGATGTTGAtttgtccttttattttctcctaTTAGGGTTCTGGAAAGACATTATTAGCGAGAACTGTTGGAAAATGTCTTGAGGAACATGGAGGTCTTCTAGCACACATGTAGGTCGTGATGTTGATGAATCAaatattttaatttgttttcttatcgGTCATTGTATTATTGAAATGTTACCAGAAATAATATGAGTTATCAACTTATCATTAAACCTGCTAACTTAGTGAATCATGACAGGGGCGGTTTTGAGGGGTGAAATATACTTTTATATAATGTCCTTGTTTTCTTTTCCGTGCAGAGTTTATGTATGCTGTTCTCAACTTGCCATGGAAAAGGCCTTGACCGTTCGCCAAGCACTCTCTAGCTACATATCTGAGGCTTTAGATCACGCACCATCTCTTGTAATTCTTGACGATCTTGATAGCATTGTTTCATCCTCTTCAGAATcagaaggatctcaaccttcaaCTTCTGTTGTTGCACTAGCAGAATTTCTCATAGACATTATGGATGAATATGGGGTAATATATCGAGGACTATGGTTGCATTTTCACAGATATGCTGTTGTCCTCAAGTCAGCTAAGAAATCTATTGGTTGTCTGAACAGGAAAAAAGGAAGATCTCCTGTGGAATTGGCCCCCTTGCTTTCATAGCTTCCTCAAAGTCATTAGAGAGTATACCACAGTCATTGAGCTCTTCAGGTTTGTTCTTTTCGAATGTGGAATGCATACTGCATTGTACTTGGTAAATCTATAAGATATAGTCAAAGCAAAGATTTGCTTATTTAGAGTTAATATTCTGAATGCTGTATTTTTAACTTCTATTATCATCAGGTAGGTTTGACTTTCATGTCCAAATGCCTGCTCCTGCTGCCTCAGAACGTGCAGCCATTTTGAAACATGAAATTCGGAGGCGTTGCTTGCAATGTTCTGATGAAATCTTACAAGATGTAGCTTCCAAATGTGATGGCTATGATGCATATGATCTGGTATTCTACCTTTTACTTAAATTACTTCTGGTGTTACTAGAAATTATGTAAATAGTATTACACATTCTGTCCAAAGAAAATAATATCATTATCATCGTTGTAATTGTCATGCcgtcattatttttcttctattatTGCTGTAACTCTAGTGTCTCCTGTTGTAATTTGATTTTATTTGTAAGTAATCATTTCTGTATTTAGTTGgtcaattatgttttttttgttgtacttgtgGAGTCTTGATTTCAATGTGTCACAAGTTGACAAGTTGTTACCAATAAATGTTCTTTTACGTAAGTAGAGGAGCCTTGGTTGTTAGAATTCTTCATGCTCTCTGTAAATAAAAAACCTCAACTAGTTGCTAGCATCAGCATCCATGGAGCAATCATAAATATTAACAGTCTCACTGTTTCAGGAAATCTTGGTTGATAGAACTGTCCATGCCGCCATAGGTCGTTTTCTGCCTTATCAGTTTGCTTCTGATGAGCGTGAAAAACCCACTTTACTTGCGGATGATTTCTCTCGGGCAATGCATGAGTTCCTTCCGGTTGCCATGCGTGACATCACTAAGTCTGCTTCTGAAGGGGGTCGTTCTGGGTGGGATGACGTTGGTGGTCTTGTTGACATTCGCAATGCAATTAAAGAGGCAAGATATTTATCAACTGAGTTAATATTTATAtgtataattttattattattacagAGCCTGATGATGTGTAGTAAAAGAGcttttatattttttgtaattttgtattgCCATCAGATATTACGCATCCTctttttgatatgttgatatgctctctctctctctctctcaatcagaTGATTGAATTGCCTTCAAAATTCCCAAATATCTTTGCAAAAGCTCCTTTAAGGTTGCGGTCAAATGTATTATTGTATGGGCCACCTGGCTGTGGAAAAACGCATATAGTTGGTTCTGCTGCTGCTGCCTGTTCACTACGATTTATATCAGTCAAAGGACCTGAGCTGTTGAATAAATACATTGGTGCTTCTGAGCAAGCTGTAAGTGTGAATGATATCTTTCAATAAGTGAACCCCTTTGTGATTGTGCTGCTTAAATCATGTGAGATGTAAATAACATCTAGAAAATCAAAGGGTATTTTCTTCTCAGAGGTGTAATTGTATGCTGCTGTCTAGGTTCGGGATATATTCTCCAAAGCAGCTGCTGCAGCACCATGCCTTCTCTTTTTTGACGAATTTGATTCTATTGCCCCAAAAAGGGGACATGACAATACTGGAGTAACTGATCGTGTTGTCAATCAGGTATGTCTGTTTTATTGCcccatttctttttttcttctctgcaTAGTTGATTTTCTTATCGTCCTATTATTCTTTCTCGCAGTTTCTGACTGAATTGGATGGTGTTGAAGTTTTGACTGGTGTTTTTGTGTttgctgcaacaaggttagttTTATCGTCGGAGAAGTTGTtttatttctaatttttattctTGATGTCAGTCTTTGGACAAGAATATTTTTGCCTGTATACTTGCCCATGATTTATCAATTAAACATTCCATAGAAGTTCAAGTTAGCAATTGTATTGTATAATTGTTTCATAATGATTACTGCATGAATCCTATATAACACTAAGGAACTCGCCCTGTTACTGGATTGTTTATATCATCTTTGCTTCGGCTTTACTGAGTCCATTGTCTACGACTGCATTTTTCATGTTGAAACAGTAGACCAGATTTGCTTGATGCTGCACTTCTGAGACCTGGTAGGCTGGATCGCCTTCTGTTTTGTGATTTTCCATCTCCGCGTGAAAGGTTGGATATTCTAACAGTCCTTTCGAAAAAGGTTAGTAATAACATGCATATATTTTAACAGCCATTTTGTTATATAGCAAACTTGTCTCCgttactctttttcttttcgtgGCCCATATATGATATCCTGTGATTACTATCTATTGTAAGTTATCCTATATGTTCTTAAATGAGAATCTGGTGTTGCAGCATGATTATTTCATTCCAGTATCGTTCATATTTCTGTGGGTCCTTGGTCAGAACCAGTGTCTACACTAGCAAAACTACTTAAAGAAAGTTATCCTATATGTTCTTAAATGAGAATCTGGTGTTGCAGCATGATTATTTCATTCCAGTATTGTTCATATTTCTGTGGGTCCTTGGTCAGAACCAGTGTCTACACTAGCAAAATTACTTAAAGGAGTCTCATGTATATGGTTAAAGCACTGTTGTAGGATCTCTTGCTTAGCTTTCTTCACTCTTTTTCTCATGACACCTCAGTTGAGCCTATAATTAGCCACTCGGAAATGATGAGGCTTTTTTCATTGTATAATATTTTTCTCTGTTCAATTCATTTTAGAATATAATTTATCTTTATTTTGACCTGTTTCAGCTACCACTGGATGGTGATGTGGATTTATCTGCCATAGCTGATATGACTGAGGGATATAGTGGGGCTGACCTTCAAGCACTTCTCTCAGATGCTCAGCTTGCAGCAGTGCATGAAATTCTGGATGGTACATATACCAATGATCCAGGGAGAAAGCCAGTTATTTCTGATGCTCTCTTGAAGTCTACTGCTTCCAGGACGAGACCATCTGTTTCTGAGGCTGAGAAGCAAAAATTTTACGACATTTACAGCCAGTTCTTGGATTCAAAAAGATCCGTTGCCGCACAGGTCTGTATCTCTCCCTAAGTTTCATATGTGCTTGCACCAGGATCGTTCATTTGTTAGTTGCATATGTACATATTCAAATAGAGTTCTCATTTACGACTAAAATAATTTGTTCAGTCAAGAGATGCAAAAGGCAAGAGAGCAACCCTAGCATGAGATTTGACTGAGCCTGATGATCGAATATTCTTGTGGAGTTGTGGTAGAGCAACATTCGGCATTCTGTACTTTATATGGTTGGAGGTAGCTTTAGTTCTTCGTCGAGTGGCTGATGTTGCCTCGTCATCTTCACAAAAGAAGCAAAGAGGTGCAAGTCTACATCGTGCACCATGCCACATGTACATAGAAGGCGCCAGTTATACACCCCCAGGTCTTGATTTTGGTTTCAATGAGTGTTATGTGATAATGTAGCAAAAAGGAGGGGTAGGAATTGGTTTAATTAAACACCTAGAAAAGTTCAGATTGATGAAAAAACCCAACAATTTGTTTATCTTGAATAAAAGATAAAGCTAGTGTAGTCGTTTTTGTGG
It encodes:
- the LOC112166314 gene encoding peroxisome biogenesis protein 1 isoform X1 gives rise to the protein MEFEVKLVGAIEDCYVSLPLPLIQTLHSSSPSLPPVLALDLRSSSNDDRWTVAWSGATSSSPAIEVAQQFGECISLPNRSRVQVRALSNVAKATLVSIEPSTEDDWEVMELNSELAEAAILNQVRIVHEGMKFPLWLHGRTTITFLVVSTFPKKSVVQLVPGTEVAVAPKRRKNVNSNGDGMLSSNISKALLRVQDADRRLVHQSNVKGVELGVVLTSVAIIHPETAKMFSLQSLELVAVVPRLVPKESMKNSESDGLRIRSSTTKESSVRVPNDKKDNRQAVVRLLISDSVAKGHLMIAQSLRLYLRAGLHSLVYLKGCGAILKNNMPLCSLSPCHFKISPKEKAVERNGLQVLDRHITRKKNDMLLTPGSSTYIDVVDWSTHDKVVADFSCKEDEEPAHQSDKGNGVESLLKAWILAQLDAITSKAGVEVNSLILGNETLLHFEVKGNQSGIEESSNDFLANNNMNPEVPVEVLYVLTISKESQCGGNVYELVFDERNKGNNNNLDSLEKHMGEPVSFYSVRERMSDKDITSDISSLSWMGTTASEVLNRMLVLLTPVYGVWFSSHNLPLPGHVLIHGPPGSGKTLLARTVGKCLEEHGGLLAHIVYVCCSQLAMEKALTVRQALSSYISEALDHAPSLVILDDLDSIVSSSSESEGSQPSTSVVALAEFLIDIMDEYGEKRKISCGIGPLAFIASSKSLESIPQSLSSSGRFDFHVQMPAPAASERAAILKHEIRRRCLQCSDEILQDVASKCDGYDAYDLEILVDRTVHAAIGRFLPYQFASDEREKPTLLADDFSRAMHEFLPVAMRDITKSASEGGRSGWDDVGGLVDIRNAIKEMIELPSKFPNIFAKAPLRLRSNVLLYGPPGCGKTHIVGSAAAACSLRFISVKGPELLNKYIGASEQAVRDIFSKAAAAAPCLLFFDEFDSIAPKRGHDNTGVTDRVVNQFLTELDGVEVLTGVFVFAATSRPDLLDAALLRPGRLDRLLFCDFPSPRERLDILTVLSKKLPLDGDVDLSAIADMTEGYSGADLQALLSDAQLAAVHEILDGTYTNDPGRKPVISDALLKSTASRTRPSVSEAEKQKFYDIYSQFLDSKRSVAAQSRDAKGKRATLA
- the LOC112166314 gene encoding peroxisome biogenesis protein 1 isoform X2 produces the protein MLSSNISKALLRVQDADRRLVHQSNVKGVELGVVLTSVAIIHPETAKMFSLQSLELVAVVPRLVPKESMKNSESDGLRIRSSTTKESSVRVPNDKKDNRQAVVRLLISDSVAKGHLMIAQSLRLYLRAGLHSLVYLKGCGAILKNNMPLCSLSPCHFKISPKEKAVERNGLQVLDRHITRKKNDMLLTPGSSTYIDVVDWSTHDKVVADFSCKEDEEPAHQSDKGNGVESLLKAWILAQLDAITSKAGVEVNSLILGNETLLHFEVKGNQSGIEESSNDFLANNNMNPEVPVEVLYVLTISKESQCGGNVYELVFDERNKGNNNNLDSLEKHMGEPVSFYSVRERMSDKDITSDISSLSWMGTTASEVLNRMLVLLTPVYGVWFSSHNLPLPGHVLIHGPPGSGKTLLARTVGKCLEEHGGLLAHIVYVCCSQLAMEKALTVRQALSSYISEALDHAPSLVILDDLDSIVSSSSESEGSQPSTSVVALAEFLIDIMDEYGEKRKISCGIGPLAFIASSKSLESIPQSLSSSGRFDFHVQMPAPAASERAAILKHEIRRRCLQCSDEILQDVASKCDGYDAYDLEILVDRTVHAAIGRFLPYQFASDEREKPTLLADDFSRAMHEFLPVAMRDITKSASEGGRSGWDDVGGLVDIRNAIKEMIELPSKFPNIFAKAPLRLRSNVLLYGPPGCGKTHIVGSAAAACSLRFISVKGPELLNKYIGASEQAVRDIFSKAAAAAPCLLFFDEFDSIAPKRGHDNTGVTDRVVNQFLTELDGVEVLTGVFVFAATSRPDLLDAALLRPGRLDRLLFCDFPSPRERLDILTVLSKKLPLDGDVDLSAIADMTEGYSGADLQALLSDAQLAAVHEILDGTYTNDPGRKPVISDALLKSTASRTRPSVSEAEKQKFYDIYSQFLDSKRSVAAQSRDAKGKRATLA